From Nicotiana tabacum cultivar K326 chromosome 15, ASM71507v2, whole genome shotgun sequence, the proteins below share one genomic window:
- the LOC107760634 gene encoding ATP-dependent Clp protease proteolytic subunit 5, chloroplastic produces the protein MAHSCVATTSSISKFNFSSDSSTIPEAYPNTLPFKTLQFRNLKVKNRGKSTVKAVYSGTNWDSGITSPTGIWSIRDDLQVPSSPYFPAYAQGQGPPPMVQERFMSVISQLFQYRIIRCGGAVDDDMANIIVAQLLYLDAVDPTKDIVMYVNSPGGSVTAGMAIFDTMRHIRPDVSTVCVGLAASMGAFLLSAGTKGKRYSLPNSRIMIHQPLGGAQGGQTDIDIQANEMLHHKANLNGYLAYHTGQSLEKINQDTDRDFFMSAKEAKEYGLIDGVILNPMKALQPLAAAAEQ, from the exons atggCCCATTCGTGCGTGGCCACGACTTCCTCTATCTCTAAATTCAACTTCTCTTCTGATTCCTCTACTATTCCTGAAGCTTACCCTAATACCCTCCCCTTTAAGACCCTTCAGTTCAG GAATTTAAAGGTGAAGAATCGGGGAAAGAGTACAGTGAAGGCCGTGTACTCTGGAACCAACTGGGATTCTGGAATTACTTCACCAACTGGGATTTGGTCTATAAG AGATGACTTGCAAGTGCCATCATCGCCCTATTTTCCTGCTTATGCCCAAGGTCAAGGACCACCTCCAATGGTGCAAGAGCGGTTTATGAGTGTGATCAGCCAGCTCTTCCAATAT AGGATCATACGATGTGGTGGGGCAGTTGATGATGATATGGCAAATATTATAGTTGCGCAGCTTCTCTATCTTGACGCTGTTGATCCAACAAAG GATATTGTCATGTATGTCAACTCTCCAGGAGGGTCAGTTACAGCAG GAATGGCCATTTTTGATACCATGCGGCATATTCGGCCTGATGTCTCCACCGTTTGTGTTGGACTCGCTGCGAG TATGGGGGCTTTTCTTCTTAGCGCTGGCACCAAAG GTAAGAGATATAGCCTGCCAAACTCGAGGATAATGATTCACCAACCTCTTGGTGGTGCACAAGGCGGGCAAACTGATATAGACATTCAG GCTAATGAGATGTTGCATCACAAAGCAAATCTGAATGGGTACCTTGCCTACCATACTGGTCAAAGCCTTGAGAAGATCAACCAAGATACTGATCGTGATTTTTTCATGAGTGCAAAGGAAGCTAAAGAGTATGGGCTTATTGATGGAGTCATCTTGAACCCCATGAAAGCCCTTCAACCATTAGCAGCAGCTGCTGAACAATAG